From Rutidosis leptorrhynchoides isolate AG116_Rl617_1_P2 chromosome 3, CSIRO_AGI_Rlap_v1, whole genome shotgun sequence, a single genomic window includes:
- the LOC139902619 gene encoding LEC14B protein-like: MYNILCEKEHSVLRILIRCYFSPEYSTGQRYIYTGSHDSCVYVYDLVSGAIVARLAHRKSTVRDCSWHPHYPMLVSSSFDGEIAKWEFPGYGETRIPVNTTRPRRQHFD; the protein is encoded by the exons atgtataatattttatGTGAAAAAGAACATTCAGTATTGCGCATACTCATACGATGCTACTTTTCTCCCGAATATAG TACTGGGCAGAGGTACATTTATACTGGATCTCATGATTCATGTGTTTATGTGTACGATTTG GTGAGTGGAGCGATAGTTGCAAGACTTGCACACCGTAAGTCAACGGTACGTGATTGTAGTTGGCATCCACATTATCCGATGCTCGTTAGTTCGTCATTTGATGGAGAAATCGCAAAATGGGAGTTCCCCGGTTATGGAGAGACTCGTATTCCCGTTAATACGACTAGGCCCCGAAGACAACATTTTGATTAA